The nucleotide window AGGAGACAAACCTGCCCAAGAAAACTGTATCTGGGtttttccctgtgttttcaAGCAAGAGCCTGTCAGATACAGGAAGCACAGAGAGTGAAACACCTTCTTCCAGTGACTCCTCGCCCCTCAGTTCCCCTTACAGTCCTAAATCCTCCTTCTACATCCCATCAGGCAGTGGCCATCTTAAAGCAGCGACATCCTGTCCTCTGTTACATGACAAcagggaggagaaagggaggatgaagagggtTTTTTTAAGTGTGCAAACTTTTCCCAGTAGCCCTCCCAGCTCAGTGGGACGCTCGCTCACCCTCGCCCCACCTGTCCTCTTCCCGCTGGAGGTTCTGCAGTGTCAGGAGAGGCTTCAGCGTGAGCACGTCCTGCCTCTGCAGGGCCGTGGTAAAGTGCGCCTCTCTGCTGAGAGCACCACATTCTCCACCAACACGCTGTCATCGCTCTCCACAGTCAGAGTTCGTGTGGTGTCTGTGGAGGGCGTGCAGGATGACTCTGGCCGGCAAACCCTGAACTGTGCAGTGAGTCTGTGTCTGACACCagggaagctgcagcagcagaagagcgCCACCATCAGGAACTGCCGCAACCTTGTGTTTAATGAGGATTTCTTCTTCACAGAGCTGAGTCGAGAGGATCTGCTGGAACTGCAGCTGAGATTAAAAGTGGTGGATAAACCTGGAGCTGGAACACTGAGGAGGGGGACAGTGATCGGAGTCATCACCAAACCTTTGTCTCAGTTACTTCATCTTAATAAATGGGTGCAAGAATAGACATTTCCCTTTTCACGAAAATGTGAAAACTGCCATAACCATAAATGTGTAATGGTTTAATTTAACGGGAAAACAGCATGTGACATGTAGCATAGCAACACTATGTCTTAATATAATTATTGCTGTTCGTGCTAAAGAAAAGGGTTGAAGATGGAAATGTAACACTGCATGTAAAATTGTCATTTGTACTCAGCATTATTCACCTTATGTAAAAAAgtcagcttgtgtttgtttcctgcacTCTTGCCTTCTTCTGTACCCTGTGATGCTTTTGTAATACGTATTAAACTGCCACTAAAGTTTGTCGAAGCATTCTCGTTGTGTGCAAATAACATTTGTTCATGCTGACTATGGTCCATCCAAACTGTCTGACTGTTATTAaagaatggattttttttactttaaaacaataattcatcCTCTTGGCCCTCACTGTGATACAAGCATAATCAAACTTAACTGGCTTCGGAGTTCaaaatcaattaaattaaattcagcaTAAAAAAATGTTAGAATGTTGAAACTTGATCTAAACTAAATTTGACATTATTACTTCTATCCTGTTAGAGATGAGATGTTTATTGAAACATCTTATCTCTGGGGAAAAGTCGCTATATGCTCTTGTCTTGTGTGGTCCAGAATTCTGTTGTGCCTCCTCTGCCAcataatatcataataatatcCCACTTTTTATCCCTGTTTTTATCAGGGCCCGAGCACAACACTTGAGGTGAAGCTGAAAGaataacacttgtttgtgacttACCATTTAACTCCACCCAGGCTTCAAAGGATTCATTAAGCAAATAATTCCTTGGGGtcagtttgctttaatgtcaCAGTGCCAGTGGTCATAGATTCCTCTGATGTCTTTGACTGTAgcaaaggtgaaagatttatacgatctcaagagaaacaagaaagtgtttttgacctggacagatctattagtctgtatgttaTGAAAGTGATAGTACCAACTTCTGCCAAAAGGAGGTAAGCATCTTTACAATTTTAATTCGatatacataaaatgttcacgtTGTGGTCTACACTTGGTGGCATGGGCCGTAATGCCtgattagtgggcgtggtcCAGTGCCCCttgacggacgcaggaagtgatgtatttaTCCTTCCCGCGATGCACAAAGCACACCCAACATGGAGCCGTTTTGCCCGGTCCCCGTTCGCCCTCCCCCGTGGGCGCATCAGGTCCCAAGATCTCAAGTgagggcctagacatgctcaaatccCATGAAACTgtgcaggaaattcaaaacccaGAAACAATTTCCTATTCTAAAATAATTTGGAATGtgcgtggcaaaatggctcaataGCGCCCCCTGAAAAAAAGCCCCTGACTTCGCTTTCCATGATCTTCACGAAATTCGGTacacacgtgtatcatgaccagacgcaCACAAGAGTCTCAAGAAGCATTATGAAAAAAGCCACAGGAAGTCGGCCATTTTGGAATTAGTGGCCATGTCGTGGCAGAATAGCTGAATAGCGCCCAAAAATATTCCCGCAGTGCACAAATGGCATGCAACACACAGCCATTTGGCCCGGTCCCCTACCACCCTCCCCGGCGACCACATCAGGTCCCGAGTTCGCAAGTGCTCGGCCCGCACAGTGCTGCTTTGCAACCCTAGTTCCACCATTATTGTCAATACCTCtattatttcaaatgtcatcACTGCTCCCGTTCATCTGTGTCAGACTTTGAACATTGAATGTTGTTAATATTGTTAATTTGTTGCTGTGCTCCGCTACATGACATATATTGCACTTCTgaccatcctgggagagggatcacTCACATTTCTTTCCcattaaaagctttttttggTGGGGATAGAGGATGTGTCCCCTTGTTGAGCTCTATGAGACTTCTTCATATTCACACTCCAGTTAGAAAGCTGAGATCAGccactcagctgctcctggacgAGGCTCATGACCAGAGGTGATCGAGCCTTTACAGTCGCCGCCCCAAACTTGTGGAACAGCTTACCACTCCATATTAGATCTGCCCCCTCTCGCACACTTTAAATCATTGttcaaaacacatctcttctctttgctgtTCTTTTCGAGTTGAGAGCGTTTTTATCCCAgcagatttaattaaattttgaattactttattttattctattttcttttgtcttattttctttttactatTGGTCTTTTGATGTATTGTGTGTTGCTGTATACTTTGTGACGCACTTTGGTCCATCAAGTTGTTTTATATGtgcttaataaataaaattgacattgacactgacattgagacaaattatgatttgtaTATACAgcatgggctatacaaataaaattgtatcgATTTTTtgataattctttttttttttacagaaaatgaatagtaaaaaaaaaacaagaacccacaaataaataaataaataaactaatcCTATTCTATGACCCTATCCCAAGTGCGGCCTGACGTCATAGCGCCGCCCACCACAGGACGTCCTAATCTGACGTCGAGGCGGCGGAGTCGTCAGAATGTAAACATGGTGACAGAAAGGTGAAACAGACTCCAAAATGGTCTTCGAAAGCGTGGTGGTGGACGTCCTCAACCGGTTCCTGGGGGACTACGTCGTCAACCTCGACAGCTCGCAGCTCAAGCTCGGCATATGGGGGGGTGAGTGAACCTGTGTGCGCCGTGTCACAGGACTAGCTCGCCCGCTCAGGTGGCTAACCAGTGCTAACAGCGGCTAGCCACCAGCagcaggcatgtgtgtgtgtgtgtgtgaggctccCTCAGCTGTCAGTGTCACTTCATCTGTCCACGCTCACAGTTCAgctgacaaagacaaagttaTTTCTACTTAATGGTTCGATCAGCCATCATTGCTGATGTCAGACCGCAGCATCGATCTTCTCACATTAGCTCTTTGGCTTGTTTGCTCGGTGCACTACTTCAGATAAGCCAGCGACTTGGGGACACACCCTTTCACGCAGCCTAGTTATGTTACGAGTCGCCACCTTGTTACACACCGAGTGGTTTACAcaagctcagagagagagagagagagagagagagagagactgacagactgacaggtcaacatgaggaggagaggagaggtctCACTAttcatgaagctgcagccacTTGCAAAACATCCACCTCGATCACTAAATGTATTTCAGCACAGTTTAATATCGGCTGCATTTCGTACAAGCAGGACATGACAGTAACAACAATATCAATACTTATCCCGATGTCAtattcatcaatagcaatataacaaatgttCAATGTTTATATATATCGATGTGAGAAGGTGTCATTCTCTacccataaagaagagtttaaacaaCATTCACTCAGGTGCAGAAATCCTTCTTTTaacttgaaataaataatattgtgGCATTTATTATATTAGTTATTGATTCACAGTATTTTTCACGACTGTAGATCAATACTTAATTGCAACAAAGTGGAACATTTCTACACTTATTTGCCCTAAAATAAATACTTCATCCTCCTTCTGCatttcaaatttgaaagaatatCTGCTAGTTAGTTACTTAGAAATTGATATTGCTTATGaattgtgtaagcacagtgaggagggaCAGCACATAATCGATCTGACTCCGATTTGTAAACTTTGTCATTCTCTGACTATActagagtttaaaaccacaacctttacTCAGGGGCAAAAAGCaatctttaaatatgaaagaaGTAATAATATGACAATGATCAATATCGATTCATGATCTTTGGCAATATCATCCAGCCCTATGATGTAAGATGTTGCTCTTGTCCACTCATAAAGTGgtgatatatatacacacacgctgATCATTTGAGTCTCTTGGGTCTTGTAGTGATGATGTGAGTGTCATGAACGGCTTTAATAATATATGTGTTGCATTGCCCTGAGTGTTGAATTAAGTCAAAAGACAAAGGCCGAAGACCTTCTGTTTAGATTGGACTGTGCTTCCACTAATCTGTTTGTCTTATTGTAAAGTGCATAGTAACAATCAGTAATCCTGTCATCGCAGGTGATGCTATTCTGAGAAATCTTGAAATAAAGGAGAATGCCTTGGTAAGTTTCACAAAATCTGTCATCTGTCATGTCTTTCTGGCGTCCATAATGATTTTGTTTGACAGTAATtgacttttaatgtttttatttttgttccagAGCGAGCTTGACATACCTTTTAAAGTGAGAGCCGGCCATATAGGTGAGATTGTAGTGAGAGCCCATGTATGCTGCCTTCAGTGTGGTACAGAAGAACCTTTTCTCATCTCGTGTTTGTGTTGATAGGACGGCTGGAGCTTAAGATCCCATGGAAGAACCTCTACAATCAGTCAGTGGAGGCCACTCTGGATGGCGTCTATCTGCTCATAGTCCCCACAGCAAGTAAGATaagcaaaatatttttaaacttaTGTACTGATAGTAGATATAATAGTGTGTACATTACTGTTGATTGTCAATACTGTAATTTGCTTAAATGTTCAAATGATTAAATTCCTCTTTTTACATAGGTACGGTTTGggtttgaaaattaaaaacatattaaaacaaatttgtattttaaagggAAGTATCATAGTAGAAAGCTTTAAAGTCTTTATAGTAACTCTCTTATCAAGTACAGAAATGAAGTAGACACAACACCGTGTGTAGTAGAGTAGTCAAAGGACCTCTCTTACCCTCACTCACTTATTCATGACTCTAAAGTACTTGTCAGTACAAACAGGAAACTCCAGCTAAACCCTCTGTATGTTTTATCGTTTCAATAATCACTTCTATTGATCCCTTTCTTTCCAGGTATAAAGTATGATGCAGAAAAGGAGGGGAAACAGCTACAGGAGGCTCGACAGAGGGAGCTAAACAGGATAGAGGAAACAAAGCAGAAGGCTGCTGAGCAAGGTCAGAGTTCAGCTTTTACTCTATGGGCTTGTGTTTACATGTAAGTCTAGCAAATATTCAGGAATTTTGGCCTCCTagtaacttttttaaatgtttcagagaCATTCTGCTGAGTTGTAAGAGAGACATAGCGAACAGCGTGACTGTTGGGTCAGATTAGGTCGCCAGAGGAGAAGTGACAGAGACTAAAAAGTAGAAAAGATGTGGTTTTATGGAGTAAACATAGTTAAGTAGCAGGAGCAGAGATTCTTAAACATGTGGTTGTGGTTTGTTTGGCTGTGAGTTGCTGTGTTGCTTTTGGAGCTGCTGCGTTCACACTTAGTATTTTCTGTGGTTTAACGCTCTGCCGAGCCAAAATGCACTGACCAGTGCAACTCTGACTGCATCACTACATAGATAGTGCAACGCTTACTATCTATTTTAGCCCTGTGATGAATGCTAAGACAAGTGTGGGTAGAGCTGGTCAtccaccaaccagaaggtcTGTAGTATGACCTCAGATCCACTTGGACCAGATTTTAATCCCGAATTGGCTGTGACGACTGTGCTGGCAGTTTGTGATGGTGTGATTATTATGTGCAGAAGCAAATAGTTGTACtgtttgaatttgtgtgtgattgAATGAATGTGGCTTGTACTCTTAAATGCTTTGAGAACAGTCCATTACAGTACTGTGCCTTCACATTTAAtcattgtatttttcattaCTATAGTATAGCAACAAAGTGGAACATTTCTACAgccatttatcattttaatgctATTTactgcactaatattaatacttCATCTTCATTTAAATTTGGAAAGAATATATGCAAATTAGCTTTTTAAAGACTGCTACATTCATGCTGCGAAGGATGTGAAGGATGCGCTGAACAACTAACCAGGACCAGTATTCCTATTACGCCAAAATCAATTTACTGCTTATTAACTTAGAATAAGGAAGGTTAGCATAGTTCATAACAAATCAAGAACAAGATAGTGTCGTCCATCAGAAACAAATATGCAATTTTATCGAATTAACTTCTTATATTTTCAGTTAATGACAAATTATAATCATTATCACTTATAAACTAGGGTGTATGTGCTTTTGTGGAATGTTAGAGTTAAGTATGAAAGGCAGATACTGGTCGAAAAAAGCACATCATTTATAATTAAGAATTGATACTTTCTTATGTGGAATTGTGTGTTAGGTTTACAATCAAGAATACAAAGCTTTACAAGAAAGTTAACAATAAACTTTAACATGCAGAGTGACGGCCAACTGTTGgaatacattaaaacatataaCGTAAAGGGAATGATTTGTAGATGATGCTCCCTTTTTTTATAATCAAAGAGCAAGAGGTCAAGTAATGTTTCCTAAAGTAAAAAGCTTCAGGAAAGCTTCAGAACCACATCAGCACTCATAGTCTTCATTTCTGTCTATGTTTGACAGAAAACCCCACGTTAGAGAAGCAGGACACCTTCGTGGAAAAACTGGTCACTCAGGTCATCAAAAACCTGCAGGTCAAGATCTCTAACATCCACGTACGGTATGAGGATGATGTGAGTATTCAAACTGACTTATCTTAGCGATGTGTGTTATATACAGCAAAGCTCAATGAGAGTATGGCTCATGGCAAAATAAGCACAGTGGAAACCAGGCGTAGCTCCTATTTATCctgttacttttttttatacagGTCACCAATCCAAACTGTCCTCTGTCATTTGGTGTGTCACTTAAAAACCTCAGCCTTCAGGTAATGTGTTGTAATCTCTCCAATGTCACATTATCTGCTGTATTGCATTCATCTATTACTCATGAATTAATATCACGAttatacatgtttaaaaagtaaagcTGTCTTGTTGAGGCCTTGCTGCTTGTTTGACATTACAGACGGCTGATGAGAACTGGAATCCAAGTCTTTTGGATGAGAATTCCAGGCTTTTCTTCAAGGTAAGAAATTCAACCACTTAATATGTCAGCTGCATTTGTATTTAATAGCCTGTGCATTTTACATGACTTTCAAGTATAACCTGTTTGATATTgatatatttctttgtcattgtattatgattatgattagtGTGTCCCTTCAGGCAACAGAACGTTACTTTACTTATAAAAAAACTCTTTGTGTAATTGAACCAGTCAGTTTGgttctgtgaaatgtttttgtgctGGGAACTCATTATATTTCATCCTGACCTATCTTTTGGCCATAGTCCAAAATGTAGAAATCAGTGTACAGTGCCAGCTCTGCTTTGTCCCCATGCtaattgctttgtgttttccttcttctcaGTTGATTCGATTAGACAGCTTGTTTGCCTACTGGAATGTTAACTCAACACTCTTCTCCAATCACACTGCAGAGGAGGCCTTGGTGAGTCACCCTGTCATTACAGTGTTGCATCTTGTCTCCACCAGCCTGGATTCAGGCTGCCATTATCTGTCCTATTCCCTCTACACTGAGAAACAGCCTCATTACTGTGAGCACACAGAACGATCCTACAGTTTAGTCTCTTTCAAGAGTAGCCCTAATGGGTagaacatttataaatgtagtGTTGTGAGGGTTTACTTCCACACGCTGTCAATGCaaacttctcttctcttgtctttttATAGCAATGTCTCCAGAGCAGCATGGAAAACCAGAGCTATGCTCCTGTCAGCCATGACTTCAGTAGGTGTCCCGCTGTCTcctttattcatatttttatactaTTAGTTAATAGGATTACTTAGAAAATGTCAAGATGACCTAATGAAGCCTGCCTAAAGCCACATATAACTTGGCATGTATGAATTAGTTTTTTAGCATATGTATGAACTGGTATTTGGAATGTAATATTTTGCTCCGGCACACTAATGGCctcaaaaaaaaagtgtgaatcACACACCAACAGTTTTCACCAGATTTTTGGCACATCtcaacagattttctttcagatGTGCGCTCAAGCTCAAAGATTCTTAAAAGATTGACCTTGCTAACAGGAAAACATAATCAaaatttttaaatacttttgattttaaatacaGGTCCAATGTTTCATACAAGCACACAACCAGGTACaaacaaaaaattatatttcttgtCGCTGGTCCACAGTTTTTCGTCCCATCTCAGCGGATGCTAAACTACGGATGAATCCCAGGTCAGACGTGGACTTCACCTCTCCTAAGTTGGACCTGATAGTCAATCTCAGTGAGGTGGCCATTGAGCTCAACAGACCACAGGTATGTGTCTGTGGGTATTGTTTATAACATTGTCTATGTAAGAGCCTGGTTaaaatgaaggttttttttaagggagaggaagagaaattaTGTTAAAGAGGAATAAGCTGGAAAGTGCAAAGAGGGAAAGAATGAGTTGTTCAGTGATGATATCTGCACTACTGTCAGTAATCACTGTGATGCTGAGTAATTGTCGACTTCCTCTCTTTCCAGTACATTAGCATCTTGGAGTTACTGGGCTCAGTGGATCTGATGTCCCGGAACCTGCCGTACAGGAAGTACAGACCCGAGCTCCATGTTTTCAAGAACGCCCACATATGGTTAGAAAGCACATCCACatattgatttagatttttaaagtCAAAAGATAATTAACCTCCATTTCTTGCTATTTAGTATTGGACATTGTTAAGTTTACTGTAAGTTTGTATGATGCTTCCCTTGTAGGTGGAAGTATGTGATCACAAGCGTCCTGGAGGTAGATGTGAGGCCTCGTCTTCAGATGTGGTCATGGCAGCACATTCACTGTCACCGACAGACGGTGAAACGATACAGAGAGCTCTACAAGACAAAGATCACCAGCAAGAAACCCAGCGAGGAGCTGCTCAAACAACTAGAGGTGGGACAAGGCTAAAGTGAACCGAGCTGATGAAGGCGATTTGAAGGGGTGTTGGGAGTTAGAAAGGGATGAATATAGTAGTTACAATGTGTAAAGACACATGGTTGGAGGTAGTAGCCTTGCAACTGCAAAGCAATGGCCAGCCAAAGACAATACATCTCCTCCCACTGTCAAATAAATTGTGATGCCCCATTTCCAACTTAATTTCCTACATTGATTCTAAATAGATACAATTATTATATTGCTTCCATATACCAATATTATCTGTAATTTTcctattcatatatttttatgtgGTTAGGTGCAGAAGTCAAAGTAATTAGACAGGAGAGATGGagttaaaacatttctctctatttgtttattctttttgaTGGGATACTACTGCTCGTTGTTTCTACTCGACTGTACACTGACAAATACCTACTCTACTACAGTACATTATTGCCTGCATGGACTGTAAAGGTAATATGATATGCACATAGTTGATTATAAAGTTATTACCTACTCAGGATCTATTCAGGAATACATTtactctttctccctcctcatGACTTACTTACATATCCAGTGCTCCAACCTGTAGAGGGATTGATTGCATTGGAGATGAATGTTGTAATTTAGAGAAATACACCATTAAATCTTAAGCcatctttaatatttcagaTGAAGTGTTTTTCCACTGTACGCATTATCTTTTCCTGATGAGATTGATCATGGACATTAAGTAATTGATGGGTTCCTGCAAAGAGCAGAAAGATGCTGCTAAAAGCTCTAATCGTGTTACGTTGTCTCTCTGTTCTCAGGAGCCTGAGAAAACCTTGGATATTTTTAACATCACGCTGGCCAGACAGCAGGCGGAAATGGAGGTAAGATCACTTATAGTGGGTATCTGCACTTTGTAAACTCACAAAGACTTGATGTTTAGCTCCATTGTTATATCCccaaaattaaacagaaacaaactggtAGATAATTTTCCATACACCCCTGGATTTAAGATAACATAAATCATACACAGTACAATGCTCTCTCAAGATGTGTGGTTAGTGTAGAAAGTTCCATCcccttgctgttttttttttactctgttttgtcttttttgttcttcttcctcaggCAAGCAAGCTAGGCCTCCGTATTTACCGTCCAGGgctgaagatggaggaggaggagtctcaGGGTTGGCTCGGCTGGATGTGGAATTGGGGCGGAGAGGCTGATGCACAAGCAAAAGATGTCAAGTCTGGAGGTAGGATATACAAAATGAATATTggacacatactgtacattaaagATAGTATGCACAGGACCAGATCAAGAGCGCATACTACAGTAACACAGTAACAGCCTGTAATGTTTGCTAATGCTATGTTACCTGTCATTCAGGTTTTGATGAGCTGTTAACCTCTGCTGAGAAAGCCAAACTATACACTGCCATTGGATACAGTGAGATTGCCACTAATCCCAACCTGCCAAAGAATGTGAGTCACGTCACTCTCTGCAAACTATCTGTCAACTAATGGTACAATTCTGTTTTAAACAACTACTGAGACCAAGATTGAtacagatttgatttgattatgtACCATGTTGTCATTTTTCATAGTTTGAGGACATGAAGGTCAACTTCCACATGGAGAAGTTGACTTTGTccatcaaagacaacaaggaCAGAAATGAGATCCTCAGACTGACTGTGGGAGAGCTCCAGTCCACACTCGCACAGAGACCTGGAGCACAAGCCATCAAGTTTgtcaaaacttatttttttgtCGGTGTCTACCATGATTTTATCAGTATAAACACTTTAGTTTAATTCCGAGTGCAAATACACAtgatttaattagaaaaaaaaaatatcggCACAATACAAATCAACCGCTGCTTCTGCCCTGAAGCTGATCATTGTGCAGCGGTGGACCATAGTGACAaccaaatattattatttattgttgccAATAGATATCTGATCATTTAAATGAAGATTTTAAtcagaaaatacaattttttaaacCCAGCCCTAATTTAATATATATCTCATCCTACATTCACACAAATATGTTTCAGATAAATGCATTACCGTTGTTACATATACAGACATATCCTGTCCTCCACATTACTCAAATGCCTTAAACAGAGACTCTGGCGCAGCATTGTTGTCCGGACGCAGTTACACACATTCACTttctgattggttcttatcagtcactaCTCGATTACCAGAAATTAATGTTCagattaaaaaattaaaatgttgaaaacacttGCAGTTCTACCTTGTGGTTGGTCCCAGAAAAGAGATCCTTCTTCTAACATttcaccattgttgtttcttGGTTATGCTGTAAGTGTGCAACCGGCTGCATGTTAGACAATCTGATACCTGTTTACACAGGCCCGCACATGCCTAGTGTCAAGGATGGTCACATGATATGGACCGAGATCGTTTTcgttttaaaatgcagttttaaaacGCCTAAGAATCATGGCATGGGAGATACTGACTTGTTGTTATCTtccctgttttttgttttgttttgtttcaatcAGAATCTCAGCCCAGCTCAGTTTGTTTGAGGTCACTGGCCTGGCCAGTAACCGGCCTGCACCAACCCTCCTTTCATCAAGGAAGGCAGCAACAGGAACAGGGACCCCgcttctctgtttcctgtttgaaacCAACCCCCTGGATGAGACCGCTAACCAGCGGCTTCATGTAGAATCACAACCCCTGGAAATCATCTATGATGCAGTGAGTGGTTTCGGTCAGTGTGCAAATTTTTATGAACATGATAACACAAGGCACCTATCGaattcattctctgctcatgtgCAGATAACCGTGAACAGCATGGCAGCGTTCTTCATGCCCCCTGACGACCTGCAGCTGGATGAGCTCACTAACGCCACCCTGATGAAACTGGAGCAGTTTAGAGATCGCACAGCCACTGGTCAGTCGcacaaacactttcaaacatgcactgaaggTCTGTGGTTGATTTCAAGCCTGGTCTCAACTCTCTGATGGGCAAAGCGTCCCttagtttctgttttcactgggttcttttcattctttcatgTGCTTATACACACTCTGCATGTCTCAGCCACTGAGTTATTTGGATTGTggttttcttgtttattttcttgactTTGATTGTTtcttgagatttttttttttttacaatcataCAATTAACTTTGGGTGTATTTggcaattattattatattgataatattttacagtgaaaaaCATACTGTGATTGATAACAAAGctgatcttttatttattcttgtatCTTTTGGCTACAATcgatatttgtttttgtaggTCTCATGTATGTGATCGAAACACAGAAGGTTCTCGACCTGAATGTGAACTTGATGGCCTCCTACGTCATCATTCCACAAACAGGCTTTTACAACGGCACCCAGAACATCATGCTGTTGGATCTTGGTCATTTCCAGGTCAGgacatttttgtaaaaaatctaAAGTGGCCTTACTTCAACTATggagtaaataaaaatgattatttgTAGTTTCCCAGAAGAGACactgaaaagaaaagctttttttctgtAGCTTCATTTGGATGTTTTAGAGTTCAGTAAAAACCTGaatgttgttgtctttccaGATGTTGAGTCAAAGCAGGAAGCATCTACCTCAGCTGTCCGTGTGCTCCAGCAACATTGAAGACATCATGTCCAGAGCATACGACAGCTTTGACATACAACTTAGTAGCCTGCAGTTCCTTTATAGCAAACCAGGTAAAAACACCAGAGCTTGTATTGTTCATACCTTTTATATAGCACAAAACAATTTctacagagaaaata belongs to Hippoglossus stenolepis isolate QCI-W04-F060 chromosome 9, HSTE1.2, whole genome shotgun sequence and includes:
- the LOC118115409 gene encoding C2 calcium-dependent domain-containing protein 4C — its product is MWVLGKIRESVESIPLEVSRYMGKSEEDVSSKIRLSHNLHNNILTPDKIPEFCLPPRLCRRSPLIEAETAPPRLQRHNHIAKRSTCSNKTNVKTKEAKTKIGDASVAWKATKKPLPFSADGYGLAGIYESPNTRRKESLFHSSLPVYVLKRRAPIAAPNLAEETNLPKKTVSGFFPVFSSKSLSDTGSTESETPSSSDSSPLSSPYSPKSSFYIPSGSGHLKAATSCPLLHDNREEKGRMKRVFLSVQTFPSSPPSSVGRSLTLAPPVLFPLEVLQCQERLQREHVLPLQGRGKVRLSAESTTFSTNTLSSLSTVRVRVVSVEGVQDDSGRQTLNCAVSLCLTPGKLQQQKSATIRNCRNLVFNEDFFFTELSREDLLELQLRLKVVDKPGAGTLRRGTVIGVITKPLSQLLHLNKWVQE